A window of Apium graveolens cultivar Ventura chromosome 8, ASM990537v1, whole genome shotgun sequence contains these coding sequences:
- the LOC141680688 gene encoding mRNA export factor GLE1-like codes for MIVSVTSLYKVPQTMEILLAELNRVCIYSVLMYMSYSESVFKIKEAYNKAIGYQEEDGKLGNSDTYVERVRSCMKVYGALVQTEAEGVKNPHGIEEGWAWMARFLNALPANLYTAMAGFALYRRYRFQFKKMLNIISRNFVSALEQRPDLANLKNMVSDTWKHDVYLMSHFSVIYWSSLACNKSEVLNVSGYVAPCEVSVSIFPSVIQLL; via the exons ATGATAGTTTCCGtaacatctctgtataag GTTCCACAAACCATGGAAATTCTTCTTGCTGAATTAAACAGGGTCTGCATATACAGTGTTCTAATGTATATGAGTTACTCTGAgtcagtatttaaaataaaagaaGCTTACAACAAAGCCATTGGATATCAAGAAGAAGATGGAAAGCTTGGAAACAGTGATACATATGTAGAACGAGTGAGGTCATGTATGAAGGTATATGGAGCACTTGTTCAG ACAGAAGCTGAAGGAGTTAAGAACCCACATGGAATTGAAGAAGGCTGGGCATGGATGGCAAGATTTTTGAATGCTCTTCCAGCCAATTTATACACTGCT ATGGCAGGCTTTGCTCTATACAGAAGATACAGATTCCAGTTCAAGAAGATGCTCAATATCATTTCCCGAAACTTTGTCAGTGCACTTGAACAACGACCAGATCTAGCCAAT TTGAAAAATATGGTCTCGGATACATGGAAGCATGATGTTTACCTTATGTCACATTTTTCTGTCATTTACTGGTCTTCTTTAGCTTGCAACAAGTCTGAGGTTCTCAATGTTTCTGGATATGTGGCACCATGTGAAGTGAGTGTTTCTATATTTCCTTCAGTAATTCAGTTACTTTAA